The genome window CGCGCCAATCTTTTTCACAAGTCCACCAAAGTACAAGCACATTTGGCGGCGGACCAAGCGGAGGCGAGCCGCGTAGCCCGTCCTCGAAACGCAGTTCTGGGTTCTGGGGCCAGGAGGTCGGCTGGGACGCGTGCCACGAGATCAGCGCCGAGAGCGGCGAGGGCGTGGAAGAGGTGTTCCGCGTCGTGACGAGGAAGCTCGTCGAGCAGAACCGCAAGATGCAGCAGGCGCTGCTGCTCGCTACGGCTACGCCTGGCACGCCGGGCTACGAGACGGGCATGGACGGCGGGTACTTTGACGGCATGAATCCCAGGGGCAGCTTCCGGGTTGGGAGGGACCGGCGGAGCTGGCTGTTTTCGCCAAATTTCTCGCCTGCTGTCACGGTTGAGCAGGGCGGGACGGAGCAGGATGCCGACGAAGGTGCTGGGAAAGCAAGGAGGAAGTGCTGTTGAAGTCGTCCCAACAAGGAGAACGACATGCAGAGACGAGAGATGCGCGGACGAGACTCTGGAACATTGGGCCTCGTGAGCATGACCTTGTACGTCCTTTGCATGATGGATGAAGAGCTCGTTTGCATCGACGGATGGCATTCGCATCCCGGCACGACATGAGAAGAGGGTATGAACGGATCATGACGACTTGAGAGGGATatttgacgacgacgacgacgacgaagacgaagacgaagacgaTACGCATGGCTGCCCTGCGGCATCTATGTTCTTTCTGCTCGAGTCACAATGCCGGCTCAGGTGCAAACATGaaaagcaacagcagcaagaCGCATCATCCGGATTGAGGCACACCGAGCACGCACTTTGAATACAGTACACACGGAGCGAAACACGACGATGATTATTTTCCTGGAAGACTGCAAGCATGGTGCGAAGGCGTTTTGTTGGATTTGTTTTTTGGTTATTGGGGCACCTTGATCAGTTCAGTTGCGAATAGTGCTCATCATTTGGGGTATCACAGTACACGGGAaagcgaggaggaggatttTCAAAGATGTTTGGGGGCAAGTTTCACTCTGTTGAGGGCTTTGGGAAAGGGGCGCGGGCATGTCTTGATTTTTTTCTTGGTCGTTTACATATTGCGGATGAAGGATGTTTTCTTCCTATTTTGTCGTGTCATGGGCACTTGGTATAAGGGATGAACCCCTTTCTACCTTGCCCCTTAATACTGCTCATTGGGCGAGATATTTTTTTTCTTGGGCTTTTCTTACACTTTTGTTTGTTTACATGGACAGGAGGGGGGACATCATCTCTCGCGAGAGAGCATTGTCCACATGTTGTTTCTTGAATAGTTTT of Colletotrichum lupini chromosome 8, complete sequence contains these proteins:
- a CDS encoding Ras family protein, which gives rise to MSSLEAKIVVLGSQNVGKTSLVMRYCKGSFNPAQTTSTVGASFMTKRVVDSDTDTVVRLQIWDTAGQERFRSISRLYYRGANACILCYSITDAQSFTEMGVWLTELRRNLPGDVVLHVVGTKADIVARDPSRREVPFERCIAYVAENLAPGLASTPPPTATSSGMPSLLSSSDPRQSFSQVHQSTSTFGGGPSGGEPRSPSSKRSSGFWGQEVGWDACHEISAESGEGVEEVFRVVTRKLVEQNRKMQQALLLATATPGTPGYETGMDGGYFDGMNPRGSFRVGRDRRSWLFSPNFSPAVTVEQGGTEQDADEGIFDDDDDDEDEDEDDTHGCPAASMFFLLESQCRLRCKHEKQQQQDASSGLRHTEHAL